From a region of the Methanolobus tindarius DSM 2278 genome:
- a CDS encoding DUF7289 family protein: MIRKLVSSSDAVSTVIAAILILAVLTTFISAINAYYVPSLGSENDIQHMQEVRDSFVKIASLAASGSSNEKVQIPLGGKEMPYGPSVSSSGTLTVDPNSSWLNISMINVAEPENRFDSFYPLNNVTSVSSFFLVGDGGYPGTYEVIIDGNNTLEAEWTDDSTMLIDTELNGKQFFYGKVSTPVVATDENFTFDIMGPIYGFSDMLEDADKPFTLTMLDGSFLIEYEKLPPYEYSEIKYTSNKIMNFTTGSFKYSSSNNFWIDQDFIFENGAVILQQSTSNESLVRSRPFITVDKDTKLLNIQTFNVVGVADSMGGNGISTVNLQVEDHEEKTYPFVEVTNLTIYSEYPSAWYSYLSTQGDVEMLDDGLVRASFYNMSVRMSSSDVMITIP; encoded by the coding sequence ATGATCAGAAAACTGGTTTCATCAAGCGATGCAGTTTCAACGGTAATAGCTGCAATTTTGATTCTTGCAGTCCTAACAACGTTCATTTCTGCCATCAATGCTTACTATGTACCTTCACTGGGCTCTGAAAATGACATCCAGCATATGCAGGAAGTGAGAGACAGTTTTGTAAAAATAGCGTCACTTGCTGCTTCAGGAAGTTCAAATGAAAAGGTCCAGATTCCCTTAGGAGGCAAGGAAATGCCATATGGTCCCTCTGTTTCTTCAAGTGGAACATTGACAGTTGATCCAAACAGTAGCTGGTTAAATATTTCAATGATTAATGTAGCAGAACCTGAGAACCGCTTTGATTCATTTTATCCTTTGAATAATGTGACATCTGTTTCATCTTTTTTCCTTGTAGGGGATGGAGGTTATCCAGGTACTTATGAAGTTATAATAGATGGTAACAACACGCTTGAGGCTGAATGGACTGATGACAGTACAATGCTTATTGACACGGAACTTAATGGCAAACAGTTCTTCTATGGTAAAGTTTCAACTCCTGTAGTAGCTACTGATGAGAATTTCACATTCGATATCATGGGTCCGATATATGGTTTTTCTGACATGTTAGAGGATGCTGATAAGCCATTTACTCTCACCATGCTTGACGGCTCGTTCCTGATAGAATACGAAAAATTACCTCCATATGAATATTCTGAGATAAAATATACTTCAAATAAAATTATGAATTTTACAACAGGGTCTTTTAAATACAGTTCATCAAATAACTTCTGGATAGATCAGGATTTCATTTTTGAAAACGGAGCTGTAATATTGCAGCAATCCACAAGCAATGAATCACTGGTAAGATCCAGACCTTTCATCACAGTGGATAAAGATACAAAGCTTCTGAATATCCAGACATTCAATGTGGTTGGAGTTGCCGACAGCATGGGCGGAAATGGCATTTCCACCGTAAACCTTCAGGTTGAAGACCATGAAGAAAAAACTTACCCATTTGTAGAAGTAACAAATCTTACAATATACTCTGAGTATCCAAGTGCCTGGTACAGTTACCTTTCAACTCAGGGTGACGTTGAAATGCTGGACGATGGTCTTGTCAGAGCATCATTTTATAATATGAGCGTTAGGATGAGTAGTTCTGATGTTATGATTACGATTCCTTGA
- a CDS encoding type II secretion system F family protein — MEFPNMYNSLINFSFVRRYAKKRSDKYDYLITSLRSARMDIHYSTYVEQGALYAFQTYTTVLVSLFLMQYLVDIPIFGLLKTYHGVIFSSITYAVLPIISAYLVYWSYLQYPRFIAYSRATKIDVLLPHASSFCYGMTKGGTPIYETIKELAENPHIYGEIATEALYIVRDVELLGHDLVKAVKNTAKYTPSKTFHDFLENLVPMIQGGSDIHQYFAVKTEQYFLHAKKTQEMFIKTLEIISEVYVVAFVAVPIFLLITLVTIGLLNLSQTSYLFQALYLGLPLGSIALIVLIDSISPKEELGIHYVNRETQRKSQLMDEEEIDEENYESNLKKYNNKKLKRKIIGKLKNPLAPILEKPVYAFILSVPLMTLPFLMTSDDLNKQIVLSIIIALLPVSLAHEYKMRNLSKLDKAVPDFLRRLAEVNEMGIPINHAISLLLKSDVGLLSGEVKRVWLDMEWGGEMKDALSRFENRIGTPALRRAVTLLVKATEVSDDTRDVLLIAAEDTENMLKLRDDRFHTGFIYLATVYIAFGTFMYVCYSFSTQFIPSMSGLGGDNMLNVDQITSTMFNTCGILGFFSGLILGEMAHGNLFSGLKHSVIFLAITFACFTMLMNY; from the coding sequence ATGGAGTTTCCTAACATGTATAATTCACTGATAAACTTTAGTTTTGTCAGGAGATACGCAAAAAAGCGTTCTGACAAGTATGATTATCTTATAACCAGTCTCAGATCGGCAAGAATGGATATACATTACTCCACATATGTTGAGCAGGGAGCATTATATGCCTTCCAGACCTATACAACTGTACTTGTATCTCTGTTTCTAATGCAGTATCTGGTGGATATTCCAATATTCGGTTTGCTAAAAACATATCATGGAGTAATATTTTCAAGTATTACATATGCTGTTCTCCCAATTATCTCTGCTTATCTTGTTTACTGGTCTTATCTCCAGTATCCGCGTTTCATTGCTTATTCACGTGCAACCAAAATAGATGTACTGTTGCCTCATGCTTCATCTTTTTGTTATGGTATGACAAAAGGTGGAACCCCAATTTATGAAACTATCAAGGAACTGGCGGAGAATCCACATATATATGGTGAAATTGCAACCGAGGCTCTTTATATAGTGAGGGATGTGGAGCTTCTGGGTCATGACCTTGTAAAAGCCGTTAAAAATACTGCAAAATACACTCCTTCCAAGACATTTCATGATTTTCTTGAAAACCTCGTCCCAATGATACAGGGTGGAAGTGATATACATCAGTATTTTGCTGTTAAAACCGAACAATATTTCCTGCATGCGAAAAAAACCCAGGAAATGTTTATAAAAACACTGGAGATTATCTCTGAAGTATATGTGGTTGCCTTTGTTGCAGTTCCGATCTTTTTACTTATTACGCTCGTGACCATTGGTCTGCTCAATCTCAGCCAGACCTCATATTTGTTCCAGGCATTATACCTTGGTCTGCCGTTGGGTTCTATTGCGCTTATCGTGCTTATTGATTCTATTTCTCCAAAAGAAGAACTTGGAATTCATTATGTAAACAGGGAGACACAGCGAAAGTCACAGCTAATGGATGAAGAAGAAATAGATGAAGAGAATTACGAATCAAACCTTAAGAAATACAATAATAAAAAACTGAAAAGAAAAATAATTGGTAAATTAAAGAACCCTCTGGCACCGATACTTGAAAAACCTGTCTATGCTTTTATTCTGAGCGTTCCGTTAATGACACTGCCATTTTTGATGACATCTGATGACCTGAACAAGCAGATAGTCCTGTCTATAATCATTGCTTTGCTCCCGGTATCACTTGCCCATGAATATAAGATGAGAAACCTATCAAAACTTGACAAAGCTGTCCCGGATTTTCTCAGGCGTCTTGCTGAAGTAAATGAGATGGGCATCCCCATAAACCATGCAATAAGTCTCCTTTTGAAATCTGATGTGGGATTATTGTCAGGTGAAGTAAAAAGGGTCTGGCTGGATATGGAATGGGGCGGTGAGATGAAGGATGCCCTTTCACGTTTTGAGAACAGGATTGGAACTCCGGCTCTTAGAAGGGCAGTAACTCTTCTTGTAAAGGCTACCGAGGTAAGTGATGATACCAGAGACGTGCTTCTAATAGCTGCAGAAGATACCGAGAACATGCTTAAACTCAGGGATGACAGGTTCCATACGGGTTTCATTTACCTCGCAACCGTTTACATTGCTTTTGGAACGTTTATGTATGTCTGTTATTCATTCTCAACACAGTTCATACCTTCAATGTCAGGGCTTGGCGGCGATAATATGCTTAATGTCGATCAGATTACCTCGACTATGTTCAATACATGTGGTATATTAGGTTTCTTTTCAGGTCTGATACTTGGTGAAATGGCTCATGGTAATCTCTTTTCAGGTCTTAAGCATTCTGTCATATTCCTTGCAATTACCTTTGCCTGCTTTACAATGCTTATGAATTACTAG
- a CDS encoding nitrogenase component 1 has protein sequence MTLTADAFTGSLLAVEGIKDAAVVLNGPTGCKFYHSHISDCQYPRASSFDPLGYTEEFYFGQPRVPCTYLEGDDYVAGSTEKLRRILPAIAAKSDDLLVILNSPGASLIGDDLKKFIDSAGLSNRCIAIENAGYSSPVCEGFEQTVIEILKWMNPEKNLNNSNPVKVNLVGISLYNSNWDSTVYELRRILSFLNIEIEAVICAGTSFEELKKSTSSVCNIVVFPEYGLKIAKWYEEKLGIPYVLSPAGAPVGYDATEIWIEKIASFMELDSSHAIEILRNERKKHYHKISRFHSLTGLPKGATFTINGDSSVVLPLTKWLYEYLGMAPVGVKILPGSKPEIESQIIDFLEKTGFSESWNKFCDDEPVDIVISDGHTIRMIQEKSLCKKGIEIAMPSSGYLNFLPRTYVGINGALLLLEEIFNGLRRRPL, from the coding sequence ATGACACTAACAGCAGATGCATTTACCGGTTCACTGCTGGCAGTGGAAGGTATTAAAGATGCAGCAGTTGTATTAAACGGCCCAACAGGTTGTAAGTTCTACCATTCACATATTTCCGATTGCCAATACCCAAGAGCTTCCTCTTTTGACCCGCTTGGCTATACAGAAGAATTCTATTTCGGCCAGCCACGGGTACCATGCACCTATCTTGAGGGTGATGATTACGTTGCCGGCTCAACTGAAAAACTACGGAGAATTCTCCCTGCTATTGCAGCAAAAAGTGATGATCTGCTTGTGATCTTAAATTCACCGGGAGCTTCTTTGATAGGAGATGACCTTAAAAAGTTCATTGATTCTGCCGGCCTGTCAAACCGTTGTATAGCTATTGAGAATGCTGGATATTCATCACCTGTCTGTGAAGGATTTGAGCAAACTGTAATAGAGATCCTCAAATGGATGAATCCTGAAAAGAATTTGAATAATTCAAATCCGGTAAAGGTGAATCTTGTTGGAATCTCACTTTACAATAGTAACTGGGACAGCACAGTATATGAATTAAGAAGAATTCTTTCGTTTTTGAATATTGAGATCGAAGCTGTCATTTGTGCCGGAACAAGTTTTGAGGAACTAAAGAAATCCACATCTTCTGTATGTAACATTGTAGTTTTTCCGGAATATGGACTTAAAATTGCAAAATGGTATGAAGAAAAACTTGGCATCCCATATGTTTTATCCCCGGCAGGTGCTCCAGTTGGATATGATGCAACTGAAATATGGATTGAGAAAATTGCATCGTTTATGGAGCTGGATTCATCTCATGCTATCGAAATTTTAAGAAATGAACGGAAAAAGCATTATCATAAAATCTCACGTTTTCATTCTCTTACAGGCCTTCCAAAAGGTGCAACGTTTACCATCAATGGGGATAGTTCAGTTGTTTTGCCTTTAACAAAATGGCTGTATGAATATCTGGGAATGGCACCGGTTGGTGTAAAGATATTACCGGGATCTAAACCTGAGATTGAAAGTCAGATTATTGATTTTCTTGAAAAAACAGGATTTTCAGAGTCCTGGAACAAGTTTTGTGACGATGAACCGGTTGATATCGTAATTTCCGACGGGCACACAATCAGGATGATACAGGAAAAAAGCCTGTGTAAAAAAGGTATCGAGATTGCTATGCCATCATCAGGATACTTGAATTTCCTGCCAAGAACATATGTTGGAATTAATGGCGCCTTGTTGTTACTGGAAGAAATATTCAATGGCTTAAGGAGGAGACCATTATAA
- a CDS encoding ABC transporter ATP-binding protein: protein MKDAPLISTSGLSIGYKHRNKESTIVSSNLNLDLMPGELVCLIGPNGAGKSTLIRTLIGMQPGISGDVHLAGKLLSDYSAIEKARVLSVVLTSQVSISHFRAFDVASLGRYPHTGWSGTLSEKDREIVSYSLAAVGASELSSRYMSELSDGEKQKVMIARGLAQDPSVLILDEPTAFLDMPHKIEIMRILKSLSRHPGRAVLLSIHDLDIAMRTADKIWLFNKNGDFYSGAPEDLILKGVFGSAFEMGGVHFDNKKGTFVISPEQKGNVTLIGEDNNDNNEFIWTSHALERAGYSICSDGNCDITIEIQNNNGDTCWRYLNHTAEHDFFSIADMIQFLCRTHEKDSNEKQITDNFSTRLSGGISLQ, encoded by the coding sequence TTGAAAGATGCACCTCTTATATCAACATCAGGCCTTTCAATAGGTTACAAACACAGGAACAAGGAATCCACAATAGTCTCCAGTAATCTTAATTTGGATTTGATGCCTGGAGAACTTGTCTGTCTTATTGGTCCAAATGGTGCCGGTAAATCAACTTTAATAAGAACACTTATTGGAATGCAACCCGGTATTTCAGGTGACGTACATCTTGCAGGAAAATTACTGAGTGATTACAGTGCCATAGAAAAAGCCAGGGTTTTAAGTGTGGTATTGACATCACAGGTATCAATTTCACATTTCAGGGCTTTTGATGTTGCATCTTTAGGCCGTTATCCGCATACAGGATGGTCAGGCACTTTATCAGAAAAGGACAGGGAAATAGTATCCTATTCATTAGCAGCAGTTGGTGCCAGTGAACTTTCCTCACGTTACATGTCAGAACTAAGTGACGGAGAAAAACAGAAAGTGATGATCGCACGTGGACTGGCCCAGGACCCTTCAGTACTTATTCTTGATGAACCAACTGCATTCCTTGATATGCCACACAAAATAGAGATAATGAGAATTCTTAAATCACTTTCACGTCATCCGGGCAGAGCTGTTCTGCTTTCGATTCATGATCTTGATATTGCCATGCGAACAGCCGATAAAATATGGCTTTTTAATAAAAATGGAGATTTTTATTCAGGTGCTCCTGAAGATCTTATTTTAAAAGGTGTTTTCGGATCGGCTTTTGAAATGGGAGGAGTACATTTTGATAATAAAAAAGGGACATTTGTTATTTCTCCTGAACAAAAAGGAAATGTCACCCTCATAGGGGAAGACAATAATGACAATAACGAATTTATCTGGACATCTCATGCACTTGAACGTGCAGGATACAGTATTTGCAGTGATGGTAACTGTGATATTACTATTGAGATTCAGAATAACAATGGAGATACCTGCTGGAGATATTTGAACCATACAGCAGAACATGATTTCTTTTCCATTGCAGATATGATACAGTTCCTGTGCAGGACACACGAAAAAGATAGCAATGAAAAGCAGATAACTGATAATTTCTCCACCAGGCTTTCAGGAGGAATCAGTCTCCAGTGA
- a CDS encoding type II/IV secretion system ATPase subunit: protein MKAIINKFNSSVMQIIASANMPEKPAILKGITAHFSRGNDDLLFDMSEIIDDLVSFTAPSHMEELERYWVDEPYCLVCILKDKQKNAIYYHLVEPKLNKFEKTLLEEFNNVMGDQMTISNIEGESDLTSIDRYQLLRENTKRTLTEYFDLQARTFEKIYYYLKRDFIDFGSISGIMKDSKIEDVWCNGVNIPIFVYHKAYGNIKTNVVFSNDEDLDHFVTLIAQQSSRHLSRSTPILDTIMRDGSRINITYGHDISPRGSSFSIRRQKKVPLTPLDLISWNTFSSEMMAYFWFCMEHGKSILFCGGTATGKTSSLNAICLFIPMSIRIVTLEDTPEINLPHKNWISTITRDGLAVNKMGTIDLEDLLRASLRQRPEYLLVGEVRGRESQTLFQAMNAGHATCSTFHAGAPQEVINRFTNPPINVPPAMFSALDIISMQSNIYENGIEKRKASHVSEVIGVTNGIKLKDTFLWDPVKDSFEFKSSKVLHDIGHKLGWSESRVNEEIKRRTMFLDLMLEKDIRDYYQFIRLINSYNKDPEKVIRLLNSGEL from the coding sequence ATGAAGGCAATCATCAATAAATTTAACAGTTCAGTAATGCAAATTATCGCATCGGCCAACATGCCGGAGAAACCTGCCATCCTGAAAGGAATTACCGCTCATTTCTCCAGGGGAAATGATGATTTGCTTTTTGATATGTCTGAAATAATAGATGACCTTGTCTCTTTTACAGCTCCTTCTCACATGGAAGAACTGGAACGTTACTGGGTAGATGAGCCATATTGTCTTGTCTGTATATTGAAGGATAAACAGAAGAATGCAATTTATTATCATCTGGTTGAACCAAAACTGAACAAATTCGAAAAAACATTGCTTGAAGAATTCAATAATGTCATGGGAGACCAGATGACAATTTCAAACATTGAAGGCGAGTCAGATCTCACTTCAATTGATCGCTATCAACTTCTGAGAGAAAACACAAAGCGTACACTGACAGAATATTTTGATCTTCAGGCAAGGACATTTGAGAAAATCTATTATTACCTGAAACGTGATTTTATCGACTTTGGTTCCATAAGCGGAATTATGAAAGACAGCAAGATTGAGGATGTATGGTGTAATGGAGTCAACATCCCGATATTCGTTTACCATAAAGCATATGGGAATATCAAAACCAATGTTGTCTTTTCAAATGATGAAGATCTTGATCATTTTGTTACACTGATAGCACAGCAAAGTTCCAGGCATCTTTCGAGATCCACACCTATACTGGATACCATAATGCGTGATGGGTCTCGTATTAATATCACATATGGCCACGATATAAGCCCCAGAGGAAGTTCCTTCAGCATCCGCAGGCAAAAAAAAGTGCCACTAACGCCTCTTGATCTGATCTCCTGGAATACATTCTCATCGGAAATGATGGCTTATTTCTGGTTCTGCATGGAACACGGAAAAAGTATCCTTTTTTGTGGTGGTACTGCTACCGGGAAGACTTCATCGCTAAATGCTATCTGCCTTTTTATCCCTATGAGTATCAGGATAGTTACTCTTGAAGATACTCCTGAGATTAATCTCCCTCACAAGAACTGGATATCTACGATAACAAGAGATGGATTAGCAGTAAACAAAATGGGTACTATAGATCTGGAAGACCTTTTGCGTGCATCACTGAGGCAAAGACCCGAATATTTGCTGGTAGGAGAAGTCAGGGGTCGTGAATCACAAACCCTTTTCCAGGCAATGAATGCAGGCCATGCAACATGTTCTACATTCCACGCAGGTGCACCACAGGAAGTTATTAACAGATTTACAAATCCTCCCATTAATGTACCACCTGCAATGTTCAGTGCACTGGACATTATTTCCATGCAATCCAACATATACGAGAATGGTATCGAAAAAAGAAAAGCTTCACATGTATCAGAAGTAATTGGTGTAACAAATGGCATCAAACTGAAAGATACTTTTTTGTGGGATCCGGTTAAGGACTCTTTTGAATTTAAAAGTTCAAAAGTTCTTCATGATATAGGGCACAAATTAGGCTGGTCTGAATCAAGAGTTAATGAAGAAATTAAACGAAGAACCATGTTTCTTGATCTGATGCTTGAAAAAGACATCAGAGATTATTACCAGTTTATTCGTTTGATTAATTCTTACAACAAGGATCCTGAAAAGGTAATCAGATTGTTGAATTCAGGTGAGTTATGA
- a CDS encoding ArsR/SmtB family transcription factor, producing MSYENVKILNALENETRLKMFKHINKEDMHISKVARILEISIPVASKHASILEDANLIERKIFGKTHVLSSKNKKLFKFAEESKEVITKDYQKIFNTVESLRRIASND from the coding sequence ATGTCCTATGAAAATGTCAAAATCCTCAATGCACTTGAAAATGAAACACGTTTGAAAATGTTTAAACATATAAATAAAGAGGATATGCACATCTCAAAAGTGGCAAGAATATTAGAGATTTCTATTCCTGTGGCATCTAAACATGCCAGTATACTTGAAGATGCAAATCTTATCGAAAGAAAAATTTTTGGAAAAACACATGTCCTTTCCAGCAAAAATAAAAAATTATTCAAATTTGCAGAGGAATCAAAAGAAGTAATAACTAAGGATTATCAAAAAATATTCAATACAGTAGAGTCACTTCGAAGAATTGCATCAAATGACTGA
- a CDS encoding type IV pilin — protein sequence MKANRKSIDNDSAVSPVIGVMLMIVVTVILAAAVSSFAGSVQTKDDPTSAVFDVACSESDGIITIKHMGGDVIYKEDIKIMISHGIPKMTGYLSNENLTFYPAEQENRGDGMDKIALQPGQTATYKFDFDTNSDGEKVPVLGQQWIYVGETFEIAIIDVNTENTVFSTNIVMEP from the coding sequence ATGAAAGCAAACAGAAAATCAATTGATAATGACAGCGCAGTTAGTCCTGTAATTGGTGTCATGTTGATGATTGTTGTGACAGTGATCCTTGCTGCTGCCGTCAGTAGTTTTGCGGGTAGTGTTCAGACAAAAGATGACCCTACTAGTGCTGTTTTTGACGTAGCATGTTCGGAATCAGATGGAATTATTACCATAAAGCATATGGGTGGAGATGTTATCTATAAGGAAGACATCAAGATTATGATTTCTCATGGTATTCCAAAAATGACCGGCTATCTTTCAAACGAAAATCTTACATTCTATCCGGCAGAGCAGGAGAATAGAGGAGATGGAATGGATAAAATAGCCTTACAACCAGGTCAAACTGCGACATACAAGTTTGATTTCGATACAAATTCAGATGGTGAGAAGGTTCCGGTACTGGGTCAGCAATGGATTTATGTCGGTGAGACGTTTGAGATTGCAATAATTGATGTGAACACTGAAAATACTGTATTTTCCACTAATATTGTAATGGAGCCTTAA
- a CDS encoding type IV pilin N-terminal domain-containing protein, which produces MASEMIGEVLKLAMVVTLAAVLSIGIYALLPDERPPHLEVEMSFNQTDIGVIDIIHVGGDPIRTNDVRIEISNASNIFDKKGYRLTELSNESFWKFPDTIYLSSSTASSINMSDVKVTVIHQKAIIAIGEVRRV; this is translated from the coding sequence ATGGCTTCGGAAATGATTGGTGAAGTACTCAAACTTGCAATGGTAGTGACCCTGGCAGCAGTCCTTTCGATTGGTATATATGCTCTTCTGCCGGACGAACGTCCACCTCACCTTGAAGTTGAAATGAGTTTTAACCAGACTGACATCGGTGTAATAGATATTATACATGTTGGAGGAGATCCTATCAGGACCAATGATGTGCGGATTGAGATCAGTAATGCTTCCAACATTTTTGATAAAAAAGGTTACAGGTTAACTGAGCTTAGCAATGAAAGCTTCTGGAAATTCCCGGATACAATATATCTTAGTTCAAGTACTGCTTCAAGTATCAATATGAGTGACGTAAAAGTCACGGTAATTCATCAGAAGGCAATAATAGCTATAGGTGAGGTCAGAAGAGTATGA
- a CDS encoding nitrogenase component 1, which produces MIQIAIYGKGGIGKSTISANLSAALGNRGKRVLQVGCDPKHDSTRLLLDGESIPTVLDYIRDTYPEHRKLDDILFRGYADIACVEAGGPEPGVGCAGRGILSTFEILEKLGIEEIPFDIKLYDVLGDVVCGGFAVPIRKEYADAIYIVSSGEYMALYAANNILRGISNFDDNSPRVAGIIHNSRGLEHENEKVRAFADAVGLPVVTSIPRDELFAEAEKEGCTVIQGYPMSVPSFLFKQLADHVEKVSNEDISLFKANPLSNEEMEKIVLGRVHSFKQNKNNLAASQKPLHFEIPEKKQKSLVNKKNHFLTKNVKNKKPLQGCSFAGAVTVTSRITDALTIVHGPGSCAHIASHFLNNSLLNASSRYGIVPSESEGKNLVSTEMGEKSFIFGGVDKLAMCIEEACMKGWNTIFVVTTCPSGLIGDDVEQAALRVKQKFPETDILPIEVDGNLAGDFSQGIVEAYKIISNMIDPVIKENEDKSLVNIVGEKTLSGNLNSNYGIIKELLGSIGVEVNCRFVSTTTVDEIRKFKRASLNILAHNDDSGTVLKRLLESNAGVEFFGLPFPIGFNETAEWLDLLADRFDTEIRSEELIACHKNLYFSEIESLRLILKGKRVIISSFSLNLDWIIDTIIDLGMELVKVGLIASSYDDFRSKYIGILPLEYDYTTEKRQKDIEALNPDLVLSNYPPMMTKNGVHHDAIPISPDVGFYSGLVMARRWGTLMRLPVLEGWKLDGVDVS; this is translated from the coding sequence GTGATCCAGATTGCAATCTACGGAAAAGGTGGTATCGGCAAATCCACCATCTCAGCAAATCTTTCGGCTGCCCTTGGAAACAGGGGAAAACGTGTACTACAGGTAGGGTGTGATCCTAAACATGATTCCACCAGACTTCTTCTGGATGGAGAATCAATACCTACTGTACTGGATTATATCCGCGATACTTATCCAGAACATCGAAAACTTGATGACATACTTTTCAGAGGATATGCAGACATAGCCTGTGTAGAAGCCGGAGGTCCGGAACCCGGGGTTGGATGTGCAGGCAGGGGAATCCTGAGCACTTTTGAAATCCTTGAAAAACTGGGAATTGAAGAAATACCTTTTGATATCAAGCTCTATGATGTCCTGGGGGATGTTGTATGTGGAGGATTTGCAGTTCCTATAAGAAAAGAATATGCTGATGCCATATACATTGTAAGCTCAGGAGAATACATGGCACTGTATGCTGCCAACAATATTCTTCGCGGAATCAGTAATTTTGATGATAATTCACCCCGGGTTGCAGGAATTATCCATAATAGCAGGGGACTGGAGCATGAAAATGAAAAAGTAAGAGCCTTTGCCGATGCCGTTGGATTACCAGTGGTTACTTCGATTCCCAGGGATGAATTGTTTGCTGAAGCTGAAAAAGAAGGATGCACAGTTATACAGGGATATCCTATGTCTGTACCTTCATTCTTATTTAAGCAACTTGCAGATCATGTTGAAAAGGTATCTAATGAGGACATCAGTCTTTTCAAAGCAAATCCGCTTAGCAATGAAGAAATGGAAAAGATAGTTCTTGGGAGAGTTCATAGTTTTAAACAGAATAAAAACAATTTAGCTGCAAGTCAAAAACCACTGCACTTTGAAATACCTGAGAAAAAACAAAAATCCCTGGTAAATAAGAAAAACCATTTTTTAACAAAGAATGTAAAAAACAAAAAACCACTTCAGGGATGTTCATTTGCGGGTGCTGTCACTGTAACTTCCAGAATAACCGATGCACTGACAATAGTTCATGGTCCCGGAAGCTGTGCACATATTGCATCCCATTTTCTCAATAACTCGCTGCTTAACGCCAGTTCAAGATATGGAATTGTTCCCTCAGAAAGTGAGGGAAAAAATCTTGTTTCTACTGAGATGGGTGAAAAATCCTTCATCTTTGGAGGAGTTGACAAGCTTGCTATGTGCATTGAAGAAGCCTGTATGAAAGGATGGAATACCATTTTCGTTGTCACTACATGTCCTTCGGGACTTATAGGGGATGATGTCGAACAGGCAGCATTAAGAGTGAAACAAAAATTCCCTGAAACAGATATACTCCCAATAGAAGTAGATGGTAATCTTGCAGGTGATTTTTCACAGGGAATTGTTGAAGCATATAAAATAATTAGCAATATGATAGACCCGGTCATTAAAGAAAACGAAGATAAATCCCTAGTTAATATTGTAGGGGAAAAAACACTGTCAGGAAATCTAAATTCAAATTATGGAATTATTAAAGAACTTCTTGGAAGTATAGGAGTTGAAGTCAATTGCCGTTTTGTGTCAACTACAACTGTTGACGAAATCAGGAAATTCAAAAGGGCTTCATTGAATATTCTGGCACATAACGACGATTCTGGCACTGTTTTAAAGAGATTATTGGAATCAAATGCAGGTGTCGAATTCTTTGGTCTTCCGTTTCCCATAGGTTTTAATGAAACTGCTGAGTGGCTGGATCTACTTGCAGATCGCTTTGATACTGAAATAAGATCAGAAGAATTAATTGCCTGCCATAAGAATTTATATTTTTCCGAAATCGAAAGCCTGCGTCTTATTCTGAAAGGAAAGAGAGTGATAATAAGTTCTTTTTCCTTGAATCTTGACTGGATAATTGATACAATCATAGATCTTGGAATGGAACTGGTAAAAGTAGGCCTGATTGCATCATCATATGATGATTTCAGAAGCAAATATATTGGGATATTGCCATTGGAATATGATTATACTACCGAAAAAAGGCAAAAGGATATAGAAGCACTTAACCCTGATCTTGTATTATCAAATTATCCACCTATGATGACAAAAAATGGAGTTCATCACGATGCCATACCTATTTCTCCTGATGTAGGTTTTTATAGCGGACTTGTAATGGCCAGACGATGGGGAACACTCATGAGACTTCCGGTTCTAGAAGGATGGAAACTGGATGGAGTTGACGTGTCATGA